The genomic stretch gtttTGGGGTGAAATGttacattttgttttttttgtttcctcCCCCCCCCACCTACGTTACAGACCCTGATTTGATTATGTGTAGAAAGCAGCCAGGAataggtaaaaataaaaggaaggAAAGAACTATGATAAATACATAGAAATTGATAGATTAAATTTGTTGTTCTTAAGGGATGAGTGGCTAAACAGGGTTGATAAAAACCTGAGGGAGCGACTTGCCATTTATGCTTGCTCAATTTTTGTGAAGCCCCCATCTGCTCCTTTTGCGTACCTATGTTTATGtgttgtataaatatgtacgtatatgtatgtatatatatatatggttgtatatgtgtatgtatccTTTTACAGCCATCGGCAGACTATGCGAAAAGTGCGATGGGAAATGCCCAATATGTGATTCTTATGTAAGACCTTACACCCTAGTACGTATATGTGATGAATGCAATTACGGGAGTTATCAGGTATAGTTAAAATGTGCATTGTGATGAAGTAGGAAATTATGCTCTTCTATTTGTGAACATAAAAGAATGTGCATGCGTGTGTTTGTACTTTTATTATGGGAACATACGAACGGTTTTGTCTTTTCCTTCAAAAGGATGAAGGTGTAATTAACCCATCTtacgatttttttttttttttgttttatgttaGAGCggttaaaattatgtttttttttttttttcgagcTGTGAAAActgtgtttatttttttttttttttacagctattaatattgtattattttttttttttacagctattaatattgtattattttttttttttacagctatattaatattgtattttttatttttattattattttttttttttatttgtcccttttttttgcatAGGGAAGATGTATCATTTGCGGAGGAACTGGTATATCGGACGCGTATTATTGTAAAGAATGTTGTCTTTGCGAAAAGGACGTAAGTGACACTTCTACATGTGGGTGCATATTGTTCTAGCCTATTTCcaaatacatacaaatagTGATATTTGTATATGAGAAAGAagttatatttcttatagtATTTCTTACAAATTGTATATTTGCTATTTTGgcatatttttccatttttttttttttttaccacactttctaattttttttttttttttgcgtttTTATTGTTTAAGAGAGATGGTTGTCCCAAAATTGTAAACTTAGGCAGTGCGAAGACAGATCTGTtttatgaaaacaaaaagtaCGAATTTAAAAAGCAGTAACGTCGAACACTGTGCCGGTGTATTTTTTGTTGTGCTGAAGTTGTTATAAGttgggagaaaaaaaaaaaaaagcgatTGTAAAAGTGAATGAAAAAGAGgatacaaaaataaacgtGTTTTAACTTTAACATGTTGTATTTTGTAGTAATAAGTTGCAGTaacgctttttttttttttttttttttaaaagttattCATCATTTGCCTTATCATAATTGTTGTACGGTGCACATTGTCTGTTTTCAAATGTTTCTACAGCCATCGACATTTCTCCATATTCCTTTATATATctcaatttttttctgttttgttcctttattttcaattttcttcatttcctCGTGACTGTATCATACATGTAAGAAgtatttgtataaataaagtaaaattgtattttttatatccataattatttaaaatagaatatcaaaaaatgaaCTACTATGTAAACCCTTTAAATAACGCGTAAGCCGTGGATAACAGATTATAGGCATACCCGATCTTTCATTTAGTTCATAAAATAGCATAAATAAACGTTTTTTACAAATCATAGTTAAgactaatttaaaaaattgttcaattgtgtcatatatatactcatcAGTATACTTATCTGTGTTTGGAATAATTTCTTGTTCTATATTCCTGTGTtcattgtttatatatttttttagttcaCTTAAAAGATCTTCATATAATGTCCAACTGATATTCATTGACATTACAGCTGTAATTGCTCTTGAATAAAGttgctttttattattttttatttttttataaaagctATACCTCTTAACCTGttttctataaattttttcgTTATGCATAAAGTAGAAGCAGTTCTTCATCATTAGCATAGCCTGTGAGTAAAgagaaaagggaaaaaagaaataataaataaatgcaaaGAAAGGAAGAGGAGTGGAAAGGAAAAAGTTTCCATTGTATCTTGTTtgcgtttatatataatgtgtaGTTTTCCTTCGGGTGCACAGAgtgctttttattttgtggTTTATAgctttttgtatttttttttattttctatttttttttcagtttttcTGCAATTATCTTTTCTTCAATTATCTTTTCTTcagttttgttttttccaattttttttcatttataacaATTAGCCTTTTTTCAATACTAATATCTTCTCCATCTTTGTAACTACTCAGAAGAATTATGTGCATAAAAAACAGAAAGTAGTGCAAAGTTGTAAGTAGGTTGTATATATCATGTGGGTACACAAAACGAAACGAACGTAGGGGTAAGTATGCTAGTGCATATATAAggatatgtatgcatatatgcagatatatacatatgtgcaccGGTGTGAATATATCACATACGAAGGAGGAgtgctttttttatttaacctGTTATTGCTTAAGAGTACCGACTTTACACATGAGTTGCGGTAAAACCCTGTGAAAGTGAAGAAGACAAAATGAACGAAATATAATGAGCATGAGGAACGAAATAAAATACGTATGAGGAACGAAATAAAATACGCATGAGGAACGAAATAAAATACGCATGAGGAACGAAATAAAATACGCATGAGGAACGAAATAAAATACGCATGAGGAACGAAACAAAATGAACGTGAGGaactaaataaaatgaacgtggggaacaaaataaaataagtatgagtaacgaaataaaatgaacataATGAACAGAGAGAACATAACACCAAATTTTAGTTTATTCCCAAATTTGTTGTATATTAGAGTTCATATGCTGGTTTACATCTTCGTaggtacattttttttttatttagaatttttcttttcattaatatcGGCATTATTAACAGTCCCCGTGATATCTAAGTGCAGTTGCGATTATTCGGATGAGAAAGCAGTAAGAGAAGGAGAAATCCACTAAACAAGTGAGGAAGTAAGCGACTAAACAAATGAGGAAGTAAGCGACTAAACAAGTGAGGAAGTAAGCGACTAAACAAGTGAGGAAGTAAGTGACTAAACAAATGAtgaggcaaaaaaaaaaaaaaaaaaaagacagtATAAGGGGGGATGGAGggataaattataaacaGAGTGGGTAACTGAAAGAATAACTAAAAGGTATTGACAAAGTTATAAGGcccaaaaattttaaaaattagttTTTATCAAAAGAGGAAAGAGAAAGTGTTGGATGGAAAGggaaaatatgtttaaatattttaggACCAAAACAAAGTTCTTTTCACTATTTCTTTGCGTAAACTTTTGTTGCTTTAGTGTACAAGTTTGCACTAAGAAttacaaatgaataaataaaaaatttaagtttGCATGGCAATATATTCATGTAATGTACTTTTTGTATACCATGGTTTATACCATCTTTCGTTGAATTACTTAATAGATAAAGAGTTCGATGGATAAACTACAAAAGGGGAATAAAtgaaaggggaaaaaaaaccAAAACAGGAGTATACAATACACGCATGTGTATGTACACGGGAAAAAGTATCCTCAGAAAGGTCCTCAAGAGGCTTTGTTTTACGTACATACGTACTTATATAcataggtatatatgtatattcatatatttatgcaaagGTACATGTAAACATACTCATTCGCGgaggaaaatatttttctttttttaaaaaaaaaaaaaaaaaaaaaattgtttaattttCAACATAATGCAACTAGATTTAAATTCATGTgcataacaaataaatgatgTCTTTCAACACAATGTAGTTTAGTTGTTTCATTGTTCActcgatttttttttttttatttcggTTGGAGATATGGATGGAAGGGGACCTTACACCAATGTACGACATATTGCTCATATGAATTATCAAAGGGggaaaatatgtatacactattaaaaaacaaaaaacaaaaaacaaatagcCAAATGACCACCTATGAACCACACAGTTTTGcattaaataaaaggataaaaaaatgtataaaatgaattGCACCTAACACGTTcagtatcttttttttctttcttcgttcttctttcttctttcttctttcttcttttttctttttgtttttcaattctttcctttttgcAAAGTTCGTTATTTCCTACACgattttatcaaaaaagtAATTTCATGTTGTACAAAATATGTAAGTACTTGAATATATGcaataacaaaattttaattttttttcacttcgGATTAACCAAGCTATATTTCGCAACATGTCATCATACGATCCGATAAAGCTTGTGTAAAATGTTACAAGAATATTAAGAAGGGGGagaaggaaagaaaaaaaaaaaaagactcGCAAGTTATGCAATAATAGataaacattaatatatacatacatacatacatacataaaaacatacatgcataaaaacatacatgcataaaaacatacacgcataaaaacatacacgcataaaaacatacatgcatataaattatatatatatatatataatatccatacatttgtatatatgcaaaaaatatatcaaagcagaagggtaaaaaaaaaaaattcgcAAAGGAGAAAGGAGCAAGGTGAAAGGGCAAAAAAATTCAAGTTCGtcatttttactattacaTGACTATTGtcataaacaaaaaaaaaaaaaaaaaagaaaaaaaaagaaaatacgaAACAAAATAcgaaacaaaataagaaacgaaataagaaacaaaataagaaacgaaataagaaacaaaataagaaacgaaataagaaacaaaataagaaacgaaataagaaacaaaataagaaaCGAAATAAGAAAGGAATGTTTCacgtataataataatattatgtagtgctcaaaaaaaatattttgttcttttaatGCCTTGAGTGTTGAATGTTCAAAGCGTGAACGAactaaaaaggaaaatacaaatttgaACGAAAAAAATTAGCTAGCAAGGAGTTTGCAAACGGGGAACATGtacatcatatatatttataaataattttatacgtTTATACGCATTTGTATAcgttaaatatacatttctacgaattgtatatatatatatatatatgtatgtgcgtacgtatgtatattcaAAATTCCCCCGTCAAGAAAAATGTGAACCAGTTTTCACCTCTAAACCGAGTCTtacttatttcttttttttttcaagtcaACCCTTAAAGTAgctagaaaaaagaaaaaaaaaaaaaaaaaaaagtataacgTTATAAAAGTATAACATCATAAGAGTataaaaaaaggcaaaaaggcgagtaattaaaaaaacaagcGCAGATGTATAAAGTCTTAACGTAACCGCCGAatttgcataatttttttttttttttttttttttatgaatgtGTGCTAAGTTGATGGCTTTAAAAAACGCAAAATGCAATCGGCGTTTCATAATATCACTCCTACTACTATTCCTATTGCTCCTATTCGCATTAGAATCAGGAGGTAGAGATATAAGTAGTGTGGACAGTAAAAGTGAGGGAAAACATAATGGCAGTAGTAGcagcagtagcagtagtagcagtagta from Plasmodium malariae genome assembly, contig: PmUG01_00_27, whole genome shotgun sequence encodes the following:
- the PmUG01_00049700 gene encoding PHF5-like protein, putative, which gives rise to DPDLIMCRKQPGIAIGRLCEKCDGKCPICDSYVRPYTLVRICDECNYGSYQGRCIICGGTGISDAYYCKECCLCEKDRDGCPKIVNLGSAKTDLFYENKKYEFKKQ